A portion of the Homalodisca vitripennis isolate AUS2020 chromosome 2, UT_GWSS_2.1, whole genome shotgun sequence genome contains these proteins:
- the LOC124353785 gene encoding LOW QUALITY PROTEIN: uncharacterized protein LOC124353785 (The sequence of the model RefSeq protein was modified relative to this genomic sequence to represent the inferred CDS: deleted 1 base in 1 codon), with the protein MVEHKAQDVGAKSRTEDVQVIDDIDFKSMLLPKPIVEGLKKSGYIKPSPVQRKALPLVRCGLDLIIQAKAGTGKTCVFTIAALELLQSTVPRLQAIILAPTREIAQQITEVITAIGQEIPGLKACCFVGGYPLSLDTSKARGCHIAVGAPGRMKHLLEKGILNTEHVRLFVLDEADKLMEKAFVEDINVIFSHLPESKQVLACSATYTKDLMEFLSCYMNRGQYVTPEPTSGTNMTVLVGIRQYISVLTHHVDRLAQLQLKENHLLYLLRSISFNQCLVFSNFHTRAVSVCNMLRGQGWSAEWIAGRQEQADRVIALSQLREQKVRVLVTTDLTARGIDIENVNLIINLDVPLDYQTYLHRMGRAGRYGSHGMVITVLSSEKELALLQRHLGAIGGISQSVSKIPEDLRSIDLWTTSESDFEKVYGVIESKEHSSQKKDICKDPKGIDKSTPLKEIVKASDKVKEESNKSECSTDTDEKFSGESTATLSDDSFIYVPKSSDMYINGKDSDKKSEESTVVDEKSSHKNSDESDVILTCDKQNVPANNDCSCNMFKVQLTDIEVGSEPSVFCAIKSEEHWDPVYSFLVHENEIPLNTPQIVLDSKFYRLKTLQQFSLDSFDVNNSDFQLVNFEKSCKTITNYSFEEIDSVLNDGAINLNTYPIPEDHVEILSFSEIGDFLDNCDNEAKSCLDIENSEKINQVLSKYENSRKKVENCVKCFNCYDIIGWMAVDEKFDMLEKLKNKSHQVFALILVKCHFGNDHLKVIFSSGDSNKIEMKKTDKVKTFNLNQLNITPPISMENIVKQFTLNKKRKADTYNFTSATDAPENSPKIIKNGFGNGEKFVNTKKNEIEKISSSKPLLRNNCSLKVYTTSFSKRNNIVLGKKNSSQVGDVSKKSNQKSRSSTKQKHVQPLIKKMPDKVKQSTAELRQKTYSKSDTNKSVASQSITKSETLAHKKEASKHTEVHKRQDAMDVKKSNEKIVLKSGKEIYHSLDPEQSVIQCDVQNRFKYTSSTGSEDSLSYIDLSQPLLRWNELHDFAESDSESSEESDVLQHSVPPKVQESSSDSSDLLSVKSEVKKQKEFQEKLLKPMKEHYKYVRKVTSKEVFDDCDSLESEEYNHNGFETVPEHQDFVQGLDKDSTNISSKIEQSGPKKFGSYKKRTNGEDSVRPCGRIKSTNTTRTLARTNNKRAGNTHRGNSNQYEQCKDHWGYSYQSETSNSEQSPELETLSGNDLFSEWYSAWYTQVRKSARYIEVHEYLTVMTDP; encoded by the exons ATGGTTGAGCATAAAGCTCAAGATGTTGGTGCTAAATCCCGGACAGAAGATGTTCAAGTTATTGATGACATTGATTTCAAATCAATGTTGTTACCTAAACCAATTGTGGAAGGCCTAAAGAAATCTGGGTACATCAAACCATCACCAGTACAAAGAAAGGCTTTACCTTTAGTCAGATGTGGGCTAG ATCTGATTATCCAGGCAAAGGCAGGTACAGGAAAGACATGCGTATTCACCATAGCAGCTTTAGAGTTACTGCAATCGACTGTACCACGGTTACAAGCTATCATATTGGCCCCTACACGTGAGATCGCCCAGCAGATCACTGAAGTCATTACGGCTATTGGACAGGAAATTCCTG GACTAAAGGCCTGCTGTTTTGTCGGGGGCTATCCTCTCAGCCTGGACACCAGCAAGGCAAGAGGCTGCCATATCGCGGTCGGTGCGCCTGGTCGTATGAAACATCTGCTTGAGAAGGGGATCCTCAATACTGAGCATGTGCGGCTCTTTGTGTTGGATGAGGCTGATAAGCTCATGGAGAAAGCTTTTGTTGAAGATATCAA TGTGATCTTCTCACATCTGCCAGAGAGTAAGCAAGTGCTGGCATGCAGTGCCACCTACACCAAAGACTTGATGGAGTTCCTGAGTTGTTACATGAACAGGGGACAGTATGTGACGCCTGAGCCTACCAGTGGTACCAATATGACTGTCCTCGTTGGCATCAGGCAGTATATCAGTGTTCTCACCCATCATGTTGACCGATTGGCACAACTTCAACTCAAAGAGAACCATCTGCTATATCTCTTACGGTCCATCTCGTTC AACCAGTGCCTCGTCTTCTCCAACTTCCACACCAG GGCGGTCAGTGTGTGCAACATGTTGCGTGGCCAGGGTTGGAGTGCAGAGTGGATTGCAGGCCGGCAAGAACAAGCTGACCGGGTGATTGCACTATCACAGTTGAGGGAGCAGAAAGTGCGTGTGTTAGTCACAACAGATCTGACTGCCAGAGGTATTGACATAGAGAACGTCAATTTGATCATCAACCTTGATGTGCCGCTTGACTATCAGACATATCTCCATCGCATGGGCCGAGCTGGCCGGTATGGATCTCATG GCATGGTGATAACAGTATTGTCCTCTGAAAAAGAATTGGCTCTACTCCAACGGCATTTGGGAGCAATTGGAGGGATATCACAGTCAGTGAGCAAAATTCCTGAAGATTTAAGGAGTATTGATTTGTGGACAACTTCAGAAAGtgattttgaaaaagtgtatGGTGTCATTGAATCTAAGGAACATAGTTCTCAgaagaaagatatttgtaaagacCCTAAAGGAATTGATAAAAGTACACCattaaaagaaattgtaaaagcCTCAGATAAAGTTAAGGAAGAGAGTAATAAATCAGAATGTTCGACTGATACTGATGAGAAATTTTCTGGAGAAAGTACTGCTACTTTAAGTGACGACTCTTTTATATATGTTCCTAAAAGTTCTGACATGTATATAAATGGTAAAGACAGCGATAAGAAGTCTGAAGAGTCAACAGTTGTTGATGAAAAATCATCCCATAAAAATAGTGATGAAAGTGATGTGATACTTACATGTGATAAACAAAATGTACCTGCAAATAATGATTGTTCctgtaatatgtttaaagtacAACTGACGGACATTGAAGTGGGATCTGAGCCTTCAGTATTTTGTGCTATAAAATCAGAAGAGCATTGGGACCCAGTTTATTCTTTTTTGGTTCACGAGAATGAAATACCTCTGAACACTCCTCAAATTGTACTAGATTCTAAATTCTATAGGCTTAAGACTTTGCAGCAGTTCTCTTTGGATAGTTTTGATGTGAACAATAGTGATTTTCAgttagttaattttgaaaaaagttgtaaaacaataacaaattatagttttGAAGAAATAGACTCTGTACTTAATGATGGAGCAATTAATCTGAACACTTATCCTATCCCTGAAGATCATGTAGAAATCTTAAGTTTTAGTGAAATTGGAGATTTCCTAGACAATTGTGATAATGAAGCCAAATCGTGCCTAGACAttgaaaatagtgaaaaaattaatCAAGTGTTAAGCAAATACGAAAATAGCAGGAAAAAGGTAGAGAACTGTGTTAAATGCTTTAACTGCTATGATATTATTGGTTGGATGGCTGTGGATGAAAAATTTGATATGTTGGAAAAATTAAAGAACAAGTCACACCAAGTTTTTGCACTTATCCTTGTAAAGTGCCATTTCGGAAACGATCATCTTAAGGTAATATTTTCTAGTGGAGATtctaataaaattgaaatgaaaaaaaccGATAAGGTAAAAACATTCAATTTGAATCAATTGAATATAACACCACCGATTTCAATGGAAAATATTGTGAAACAATTTACACTAAACAAAAAACGTAAAGCAGatacttataattttacaagTGCGACAGATGCACCAGAAAATAGTCCCAAAATAATCAAAAATGGATTTGGAAACGGAGAAAAATTTGTTAACACAAagaaaaatgaaatagaaaaaatcAGTTCTTCTAAAcctttattaagaaataattgttcTCTCAAAGTATATACAACATCATTTTCTAAAAGAAATAACATTGTTCTCGGCAAAAAGAATTCCTCCCAAGTTGGCGATGTTTCAAAGAAATCCAATCAAAAATCTAGGTCAAGTACTAAACAAAAACACGTACagcctttaattaaaaaaatgccaGATAAAGTAAAACAGTCAACAGCCGAATTAAGACAAAAAACATATTCAAAGTCTGATACGAACAAAAGTGTAGCTTCACAATCTATTACAAAAAGTGAAACACTTGCACATAAAAAAGAAGCATCTAAACATACTGAAGTCCACAAGAGACAAGATGCAATGGATGTGAAGAAATCAAATGAAAAGATTGTTTTGAAATCAGGAAAAGAAATTTACCACAGTTTAGACCCTGAACAATCCGTAATTCAATGTGATGTTCAAAACAGATTTAAGTACACTTCTTCCACTGGAAGTGAGGATTCTCTCTCATACATTGATCTCTCACAGCCTCTTTTGAGATGGAATGAACTTCATGATTTTGCCGAGTCAGATTCTGAATCAAGTGAAGAATCTGATGTTCTTCAACACTCAGTACCTCCGAAAGTACAAGAGTCATCCTCAGATTCATCAGATTTACTGAGTGTAAAATCAGAAGTTAAGAAACAAAAAGAGTTCCAAGAGAAATTACTGAAACCAATGAAAGAACATTATAAATACGTGCGTAAAGTTACCAGCAAAGAAGTGTTTGATGATTGTGACTCTTTGGAGTCTGAGGAATATAATCATAATGGTTTTGAAACAGTTCCAGAACATCAAGACTTTGTTCAAGGTCTAGATAAAGACAGTACTAATATAAGCTCAAAAATCGAGCAATCAGGCCCCAAAAAATTTGGtagttataaaaaaagaactaatggTGAAGACAGTGTTCGTCCATGCGGCAGGATAAAATCTACAAACACTACTCGTACTTTAGCCAGGACCAATAATAAACGTGCTGGAAATACGCATCGAGGCAATTCCAACCAATATGAACAATGTAAAGACCATTGGGGTTATTCTTACCAAAGTGAGACTTCAAATAGTGAGCAAAGTCCTGAATTAGAGACATTGTCTGGAAATGACCTATTTTCAGAATGGTACTCTGCTTGGTATACTCAAGTTCGTAAAAGTGCTCGATATATTGAAGTTCATGAATACTTAACTGTGATGACTGACCCTTGA
- the LOC124353786 gene encoding serine/threonine-protein kinase RIO1-like produces the protein MADVIEGQFSDAEENDKVEFISIEGKKKQVQFQIADKFRNLTICNPFSDQEDYESESENDDEYYRDIYDNEGPEHHRKNNENFKRGSSNAQVSSNKVSNYQPADKLFKKYVNKINVDRYEGPPLPIHVANRVMETEKKVEAERIRLKDKHDRATAEQVMDPRTRMILFKLLNRGVISEINGCISTGKEANVYHATAIIKDGVTKDVAIKIYKTSILIFKDRDKYVSGEFRFRHGYCRHNPRKMVRTWAEKEMRNLTRMYTAKLAVPEPMLLRSHVLLMEFLGKDGWPSPKLKDAELSQSKACKLYRDCVVMMWTMYNKCKLVHADLSEYNLLYHNGQIYVIDVSQSVEHDHVHSTEFLRKDCTNITEFFRRNQVATMTVRELFDFVTDPTITDKNMEDCLDRLSELAASRELEPSEEEKVSEEVFKSAYIPQSLTEVIDFERDITRVKADPEGKALEDLTYRTLLGMGQDLTPQTTPALLADCNGKTGGTSNDEEEEEEEEEEEEEGSKFVSCARPRDESPNSKKARKKAVKEQQAEKRKTKMPKHVKKRHEKVKKAAK, from the exons ATGGCTGATGTGATTGAAGGGCAATTTAGTGATGCCGAAGAAAA TGACAAAGTAGAATTCATCAGTATAGAGGGCAAGAAGAAACAAGTGCAGTTCCAAATAGCAGACAAGTTTAGAAACCTCACTATTTGTAACCCTTTCTCGGATCAAGAGGATTACGAATCGGAAAGCGAGAATGACGATGAATATTATAGAGATATCTATGATAATGAAG gaCCAGAACACCACCGTAAGAACAACGAAAACTTTAAGCGTGGCAGTTCAAATGCACAGGTGAGCAGTAACAAAGTGTCAAACTACCAGCCAGCAGATAAACTGTTCAAGAAATATGTCAACAAGATCAATGTTGATCGATATGAGGGTCCCCCACTCCCAATACATGTGGCCAACCGGGTCATGGAGACCGAGAAGAAAGTTGAGGCCGAGAG GATCAGACTGAAGGATAAACACGACCGAGCCACTGCAGAGCAGGTAATGGATCCCCGCACTCGTATGATCCTGTTCAAGCTGCTTAATCGTGGTGTTATTTCGGAGATTAATGGCTGCATCTCCACGGGGAAGGAGGCCAATGTATACCATGCCACCGCAATTATTAAAGATGGCGTTACAAAGGACGTCGCCATCAAAATATACAAGACATCAATTCTGATTTTCAAAGACAGGGACAAATATGTGTCTGGCGAATTTAG GTTTCGGCACGGTTACTGCCGTCACAACCCACGGAAAATGGTGCGAACTTGGGCAGAGAAAGAGATGCGCAACTTGACACGCATGTACACAGCAAAACTGGCGGTTCCGGAACCTATGCTGTTGCGCTCACACGTTCTACTCATGGAATTTCTCGGCAAGGATGGCTGGCCCTCGCCAAAATTGAAG GATGCTGAGTTGTCACAGAGCAAGGCCTGCAAGCTCTACCGGGACTGTGTAGTTATGATGTGGACAATGTACAACAAGTGTAAGTTGGTACATGCTGACCTCAGTGAATATAATCTCCT ATATCATAATGGCCAAATCTACGTGATCGATGTTTCACAGTCTGTTGAGCATGACCACGTGCACTCCACTGAGTTTCTACGCAAAGACTGTACTAACATTACAG AATTCTTCCGACGGAACCAGGTGGCCACGATGACAGTAAGGGAACTATTTGACTTTGTGACAGACCCAACTATCACAGACAAGAACATGGAGGATTGTCTGGACAGACTCTCGGAGCTGGCTGCTTCCCGGGAACTGGAACCCTCAGAGGAGGAGAAGGTTTCAGAGGAAGTCTTCAAGAGTGCTTATATCCCTCAGAGTCTCACAGAG GTGATAGATTTTGAAAGGGACATAACGCGAGTGAAGGCGGACCCGGAGGGCAAGGCTTTAGAGGACCTGACCTATCGGACTCTACTGGGAATGGGCCAGGACTTAACACCCCAGACAACCCCTGCACTCCTGGCGGATTGTAATGGTAAGACTGGTGGAACGAGCAATGatgaggaggaggaggaggaggaggaggaggaggaagaaGAAGGAAGCAAGTTTGTCAGCTGTGCCCGACCCAGAGACGAGTCTCCAAACAGCAAAAAG